A part of Kitasatospora acidiphila genomic DNA contains:
- a CDS encoding alkaline phosphatase family protein, giving the protein MTRRSVRLAAVLSATGALAAGSLSQAYAAGADPAGRHQHGAAQHVLLISVDGLHQSDLSWYLAQHPQSALARLVNGGVQYTDAGTTTPSDSFPGMVAQVTGGGPGTTGVYYDDTYNAALLPAGTTDCKGAKPGVEVDLTEDLDKNKDSIDAGQGLSGLPGSILRMTGNAQELIDPSKLPVDPHTCKPVYPHSYLQVNTVFDVAKQAGLHTAWSDKHVAYDILNGPSGNGIDDLFAPEINSAATGYPAGDDWTKDNNATQQYDGYKVRAVLNEIDGYDHSRSVKAGVPAVFGLNFQSVSTAQKLPSTAGLTGGYAAKDVPGPLLAKALDYVNAQVGALTEELRKEHLDKSTTVILSAKHGQSPTDPQALTRIDDGPLLDGLNAAWKQAHPGAGDLVAHSVDDDGMLLWLNDRSAAATEFAKNYLLAQHGTGNDINGKPRAFTASGLTKVYAGEDAADYFGVKPGDARVPDIFGISQYGVVYTGGHGKVAEHGGAHADDLNVPLVLSGAGTPGHRSESAPVQTKQIAPTILKLLGLNPQSLQAVRDEHTKVLPTR; this is encoded by the coding sequence GTGACCCGACGCTCTGTCCGCCTCGCCGCCGTTCTCAGCGCCACCGGTGCGCTGGCCGCCGGCTCGCTCAGCCAGGCCTACGCCGCCGGCGCCGACCCGGCCGGCCGCCATCAGCACGGAGCCGCCCAGCACGTGCTGCTGATCTCGGTCGACGGTCTGCACCAGTCGGACCTGAGCTGGTACCTCGCCCAGCACCCGCAGTCCGCGCTGGCCCGGCTGGTCAACGGCGGTGTGCAGTACACCGATGCCGGCACCACCACCCCCTCGGACTCGTTCCCGGGCATGGTCGCCCAGGTCACCGGTGGCGGCCCCGGCACCACCGGCGTCTACTACGACGACACCTACAACGCCGCCCTGCTGCCGGCCGGGACCACCGACTGCAAGGGTGCCAAGCCCGGCGTCGAGGTGGACCTCACCGAGGACCTGGACAAGAACAAGGACTCGATCGACGCCGGCCAGGGCCTGTCCGGTCTGCCGGGCTCGATCCTGCGGATGACCGGCAACGCCCAGGAGTTGATCGATCCCAGCAAGCTGCCGGTCGACCCGCACACCTGCAAGCCGGTCTACCCGCACAGCTACCTCCAGGTGAACACCGTCTTCGACGTGGCCAAGCAGGCCGGCCTGCACACCGCCTGGTCGGACAAGCACGTCGCCTACGACATCCTCAACGGCCCGTCCGGCAACGGCATCGACGACCTGTTCGCGCCGGAGATCAACTCGGCCGCGACCGGCTACCCGGCCGGCGACGACTGGACCAAGGACAACAACGCCACCCAGCAGTACGACGGTTACAAGGTGCGGGCGGTCCTCAACGAGATCGACGGCTACGACCACAGCCGCTCCGTCAAGGCCGGCGTCCCCGCCGTCTTCGGCCTGAACTTCCAGAGCGTCTCCACCGCCCAGAAGCTGCCCTCGACCGCCGGCCTGACCGGTGGCTACGCCGCCAAGGACGTGCCCGGCCCGCTGCTGGCCAAGGCGCTGGACTACGTCAACGCCCAGGTCGGCGCGCTCACCGAGGAGTTGCGCAAGGAGCACCTGGACAAGAGCACCACGGTGATCCTCTCCGCCAAGCACGGCCAGTCGCCCACCGACCCGCAGGCGCTCACCCGGATCGACGACGGCCCGCTGCTGGACGGCCTCAACGCCGCCTGGAAGCAGGCCCACCCGGGCGCCGGCGATCTGGTGGCCCACTCGGTGGACGACGACGGCATGCTGCTCTGGCTGAACGACCGCTCCGCGGCCGCCACCGAGTTCGCCAAGAACTACCTGCTCGCCCAGCACGGCACCGGCAACGACATCAACGGCAAGCCCAGGGCCTTCACCGCCTCCGGCCTGACCAAGGTCTACGCCGGTGAAGACGCCGCCGACTACTTCGGCGTCAAGCCGGGCGACGCCCGGGTGCCCGACATCTTCGGCATCTCGCAGTACGGCGTGGTGTACACCGGCGGCCACGGCAAGGTCGCCGAGCACGGCGGCGCGCACGCCGACGACCTGAACGTGCCGCTGGTGCTCTCCGGCGCCGGCACCCCCGGCCACCGCAGCGAGTCGGCCCCGGTGCAGACCAAGCAGATCGCGCCGACCATCCTGAAGCTGCTCGGCCTCAACCCGCAGTCGCTGCAGGCGGTTCGCGACGAGCACACCAAGGTGCTGCCGACCCGGTGA
- a CDS encoding Crp/Fnr family transcriptional regulator, whose protein sequence is MEFEDRVPFVVRLDTEDRQALFASGKRMAFPARQVLLREHEPSAHVLILLSGWTKVTSAAANGYEALLALRGPGDIVGEGAVLSGRPRSATVTALGRVEALAVEADRFGTLLDERPGIAKKLLALIADRTRDSDRRRVQYAALNVQERLALLLLELIRSHGQETQDGVQVAPGLTQSELAGSVGASREAIARLLKGLRERGVVRTERRGLVVLRPEVLRQMSRQGTG, encoded by the coding sequence ATGGAGTTCGAGGACCGGGTTCCGTTCGTGGTCCGGTTGGACACCGAGGACCGGCAGGCGCTGTTCGCATCCGGGAAGCGCATGGCCTTTCCGGCTCGGCAGGTGCTGCTGCGCGAGCACGAGCCCTCGGCGCACGTCCTGATCCTGCTCTCCGGCTGGACCAAGGTGACCTCCGCCGCGGCCAACGGCTATGAGGCGCTGCTCGCACTGCGCGGGCCCGGCGACATCGTCGGTGAGGGTGCGGTGCTGAGCGGGCGGCCCCGCTCGGCGACCGTGACGGCGCTCGGGCGGGTGGAGGCGCTGGCCGTCGAGGCCGACCGGTTCGGCACGCTGCTCGACGAGCGGCCGGGGATCGCGAAGAAACTGCTCGCGCTGATCGCGGACCGCACCCGGGACAGCGACCGCCGGCGCGTGCAGTACGCGGCGCTGAACGTCCAGGAGCGGCTGGCCCTGCTGCTGCTGGAGCTGATCCGCAGTCACGGGCAGGAGACCCAGGACGGGGTGCAGGTGGCGCCCGGCCTCACCCAGAGCGAGCTGGCCGGCTCGGTCGGCGCCTCCCGGGAGGCGATCGCCCGCCTGCTGAAGGGGCTGCGGGAGCGCGGCGTCGTCCGCACCGAGCGCCGCGGCCTGGTGGTGCTCCGGCCGGAGGTGCTGCGGCAGATGTCCCGCCAGGGAACGGGTTGA
- a CDS encoding PE-PGRS family protein: MPQPLQWQQDVNRHSQLADPVVTIQELSRFKPLRTTRIDYALVFTTAQGGLDTYLPPNRPSRTELATRRWSSVYEVDTGQHGFDAVLALPSRDDAFLFEVTLNCGWQVTGPGDFVASGVRDVPAMAQGLVDQLIRPVLRQYAMADSAIAEKAAQETLLANEPLGATAGLWLGCVIQIRQDEEALRHARELREIEFAQQKLDPRHALHVREDELAAERALAQGRHEHLLALQEQNLAHERELTRSRQELELREYEAKKIEYYAYYLERGGPQAMAMQLAQHPEDAQLIMANLREDQLRLMQNQFDVAMRALGGGPGGLEEHQLDGLRGLAASVTRELLSARFVSAPFGSGSAAVAGAPHPASADGETDPAPADAAAADAAPIADAVPAADGTHAAAAPVDGSGAEPAHAGPVFGYRVPTQPPAR, translated from the coding sequence ATGCCCCAGCCGCTGCAGTGGCAGCAGGATGTGAACCGCCACTCACAGCTCGCCGATCCGGTCGTCACCATCCAGGAGCTGTCGCGGTTCAAGCCGCTGCGGACCACCCGCATCGACTACGCCCTGGTCTTCACCACGGCCCAGGGCGGCCTCGACACGTATCTGCCGCCCAACCGCCCCAGCCGCACCGAGCTGGCCACCCGCAGGTGGAGCAGCGTCTATGAAGTGGACACCGGTCAGCACGGGTTCGACGCCGTGCTGGCACTGCCCAGCCGGGACGACGCCTTCCTCTTCGAGGTCACGCTGAACTGCGGCTGGCAGGTCACCGGACCGGGCGACTTCGTGGCGAGCGGGGTGCGCGATGTCCCCGCCATGGCACAGGGGTTGGTCGACCAGCTCATCCGGCCGGTGCTGCGTCAGTACGCCATGGCGGACAGTGCCATCGCGGAGAAGGCGGCTCAGGAGACGCTGTTGGCGAACGAGCCGCTGGGCGCGACCGCCGGCTTGTGGCTCGGGTGCGTCATCCAGATCCGCCAGGACGAAGAAGCCCTGCGGCACGCCAGGGAGTTGCGCGAGATCGAGTTCGCCCAGCAGAAGCTCGACCCGCGGCACGCACTGCACGTGCGCGAGGACGAACTGGCGGCGGAGCGCGCGCTCGCCCAGGGCCGGCATGAGCACCTGCTTGCGCTGCAGGAGCAGAACCTCGCCCATGAGCGGGAGTTGACGCGCAGCCGGCAGGAGCTGGAACTACGGGAGTACGAAGCGAAGAAGATCGAGTACTACGCGTACTACCTGGAGCGGGGCGGACCGCAGGCCATGGCGATGCAGCTCGCGCAGCATCCCGAGGACGCGCAGCTGATCATGGCAAACCTGCGGGAGGATCAACTGCGGCTCATGCAGAACCAGTTTGACGTCGCGATGCGGGCGCTCGGCGGCGGCCCCGGCGGCCTGGAGGAGCACCAGCTGGACGGGCTGCGCGGGCTGGCCGCCAGCGTGACCAGGGAGCTTCTCAGCGCCAGGTTCGTGTCGGCGCCCTTCGGGAGCGGGTCCGCCGCCGTGGCGGGTGCGCCGCACCCGGCGAGCGCCGACGGCGAGACCGACCCGGCACCGGCCGATGCGGCTGCGGCCGACGCGGCTCCGATCGCCGATGCGGTTCCTGCCGCAGACGGGACGCACGCGGCCGCCGCCCCCGTGGACGGCTCCGGCGCCGAACCGGCCCACGCGGGACCGGTCTTCGGCTACCGCGTCCCGACCCAGCCGCCGGCCCGATGA
- a CDS encoding Pycsar system effector family protein — translation MTVAESGAGPGAGAESEPAARTAVPQAAEKLLADLRQEAARADTKGSVLVGVQGTAAAALVGVLTARGWNPGTLSALGQAVWWTGAACFLASMGALLMAVLPRFRSRGWRPGKPITHFADIRGAAALGPAALEAALLETERAPLAALLAALTENSRIVTGKYWWLRAGMACFMGALVLLPGSLLAG, via the coding sequence ATGACCGTCGCGGAGTCGGGAGCGGGGCCGGGGGCAGGGGCGGAGTCGGAGCCGGCCGCCCGGACCGCCGTTCCGCAGGCCGCCGAGAAGCTGCTCGCGGACCTGCGGCAGGAAGCGGCGCGGGCGGACACCAAGGGGTCGGTGCTGGTGGGGGTTCAGGGCACCGCCGCCGCCGCGCTGGTCGGCGTGCTCACCGCGCGGGGCTGGAACCCCGGCACGCTGAGCGCACTCGGACAGGCGGTGTGGTGGACGGGTGCGGCCTGCTTCCTGGCCTCGATGGGGGCGCTGCTGATGGCGGTGCTGCCGAGGTTCCGGTCCCGAGGATGGCGGCCGGGCAAGCCGATCACCCACTTCGCCGACATACGGGGCGCGGCCGCGCTCGGGCCGGCCGCGCTGGAGGCGGCACTGCTGGAGACCGAACGCGCGCCGCTGGCGGCCCTACTGGCCGCGCTCACCGAGAACAGCCGGATCGTCACCGGCAAGTACTGGTGGCTGAGGGCCGGGATGGCCTGCTTCATGGGCGCGCTGGTGCTGCTACCGGGCTCCCTGCTCGCGGGCTGA
- a CDS encoding M48 family metalloprotease, whose translation MTPPAPDWVSELPPQPPHPPAAAPGEQDDLVLQSGRKHLKARQRGVDGAAFSQLVVALPMALISLVVVAVVSSMVPLAGAFVPLVWLLSGPLVFNSRVEAVIARHLLGMRRPEPADAQRLAEVWGEVTRRAGVRPDTYELWIQERAELNATAAAGHIVGVTRHAMDRLPNSQLAAVLAHELGHHVGGHTWAGLLVDWYALPARTAGRLIAVVLSKTLKAKPACGGCLLVMVVWFVAFLSFFQGLWWLVLSVAVAPLMISWLHRRAESRADDYAAGLGFGAELKAVLRQELQSRPAPAPGSVARTHGWPPHPGAPYSPQAPWPPAPPQTPGWPPHPANSPFAAKPAKPDPAQVLARAAHRNVEARLKHLGRSEREPREPMGR comes from the coding sequence GTGACCCCGCCGGCCCCGGACTGGGTCTCCGAGTTGCCGCCGCAGCCTCCCCACCCACCGGCGGCAGCGCCGGGGGAGCAGGACGACCTGGTCCTGCAGTCGGGCCGCAAGCATCTGAAGGCACGTCAGCGGGGCGTGGACGGAGCTGCCTTCTCACAGCTGGTGGTGGCCCTGCCGATGGCTCTGATCAGCCTGGTCGTCGTGGCGGTCGTCTCCTCCATGGTCCCGCTGGCCGGAGCGTTCGTGCCGCTCGTGTGGTTGCTGTCCGGCCCGTTGGTCTTCAACTCCCGTGTCGAGGCGGTGATCGCCCGACACCTGCTGGGCATGCGGCGCCCCGAGCCGGCGGACGCCCAGCGGCTGGCAGAGGTCTGGGGGGAGGTGACCCGTCGCGCCGGAGTCCGGCCCGACACCTACGAGTTGTGGATCCAGGAGCGCGCCGAGCTGAATGCCACGGCAGCGGCCGGTCACATCGTCGGGGTGACCCGGCATGCGATGGACCGGCTGCCGAACTCGCAGTTGGCGGCGGTGCTCGCCCATGAGCTGGGCCACCATGTGGGCGGGCACACCTGGGCGGGGCTGCTGGTCGACTGGTACGCGCTGCCGGCCCGGACGGCGGGCCGGTTGATCGCCGTCGTGCTGTCCAAGACGCTGAAGGCGAAACCCGCATGCGGCGGCTGCCTGCTGGTGATGGTCGTGTGGTTCGTCGCGTTCCTGTCGTTCTTCCAGGGGCTGTGGTGGCTGGTGCTCTCCGTCGCGGTCGCCCCGCTGATGATCTCCTGGCTGCACCGGCGCGCCGAGTCCCGCGCGGACGACTATGCCGCCGGGCTCGGCTTCGGTGCGGAGCTGAAGGCGGTGCTCCGCCAGGAGCTCCAGAGCCGCCCCGCCCCGGCGCCGGGCTCCGTGGCCCGGACCCATGGTTGGCCCCCGCACCCCGGCGCCCCGTACTCACCCCAGGCGCCCTGGCCCCCGGCCCCGCCGCAGACCCCCGGATGGCCCCCGCACCCCGCCAACTCCCCGTTCGCCGCCAAGCCCGCCAAGCCGGACCCCGCCCAGGTTCTCGCGCGGGCCGCGCACCGCAATGTCGAGGCCCGCCTGAAGCACCTGGGCCGCAGCGAACGCGAACCGCGTGAGCCGATGGGCAGGTAG
- a CDS encoding response regulator: protein MSIRVLLADDQAMIRSGLRLILEDQDDITVVGEAADGAEAVELARRLRPDVCLVDIRMPRLDGIEVTRALAGPGVAEPLRVVVVTTFDLDEYVHGALHAGAVGFVLKGAAPALLIEAVRAAHAGDALISPSVTLRLLRRLAPARAASTAPTARPLSAREVEVIRFIARGRTNQEIAAELFISLSTVKSHLTAVQQKLGVRNRVEIAAWAWESRLMDGAEPGG, encoded by the coding sequence ATGAGCATCCGGGTGCTGCTCGCCGACGACCAGGCGATGATCCGCTCCGGCCTGCGGCTGATCCTGGAGGACCAGGACGACATCACGGTGGTGGGCGAGGCCGCCGACGGGGCCGAGGCGGTCGAGCTGGCCCGCCGGCTGCGGCCGGACGTCTGCCTGGTCGACATCCGGATGCCCCGGCTGGACGGCATCGAGGTGACCCGCGCCCTGGCGGGCCCCGGGGTGGCCGAGCCGCTCCGGGTGGTGGTCGTCACCACCTTCGACCTCGACGAGTACGTGCACGGCGCGCTGCACGCCGGTGCCGTCGGCTTCGTGCTCAAGGGCGCCGCCCCGGCCCTGCTGATCGAGGCGGTGCGTGCCGCGCACGCCGGCGACGCGCTGATCTCCCCGTCCGTCACCCTGCGGCTGCTCCGCCGACTGGCCCCCGCCCGCGCCGCGTCCACCGCCCCGACGGCCCGGCCGCTGTCCGCCCGCGAGGTCGAGGTGATCCGCTTCATCGCGCGCGGCCGCACCAACCAGGAGATCGCCGCCGAGCTGTTCATCTCGCTCTCCACCGTCAAGAGCCATCTGACGGCCGTTCAGCAGAAACTCGGCGTCCGCAACCGGGTGGAGATCGCCGCCTGGGCCTGGGAGAGCCGCCTGATGGACGGGGCCGAGCCGGGCGGGTGA
- a CDS encoding sensor histidine kinase, translating into MVRTGKAVNAALGVLFAVVLALMAAQYAAQDRVWGFDAAVGTVVCLIALGRERDRGRAAALGLVVAGAAAITARVAHLPGEPGPAAVLGLLVLGGSALRTLPWRPAAGTALAGLALMITGLLTSAAPSTPFRVGSQAWVLALGAGLGLRFLDYRRCAAADAVRREERLALARELHDVVAHHVTGMVVQAQAARIMARRQPETLDGTLAGIEEAGGDALVAMRRVVGLLRDTEDAVGTAAPVPGPEQLSELVRRFDGHGPEVRLLLPDDPAPTWPPEVAGTVHRIVQEALTNIARHAAHARSATVDVAQGPEGVTVTVTDDAPPGHPRHRQPGGFGLIGMAERVEALGGRLTAGPRPGGGWSVLASLPVPAREPR; encoded by the coding sequence ATGGTGCGCACGGGGAAGGCGGTCAACGCGGCGCTGGGGGTGCTGTTCGCGGTGGTGCTGGCGCTGATGGCCGCTCAGTACGCCGCTCAGGACCGGGTCTGGGGTTTCGACGCGGCGGTCGGCACGGTCGTCTGCCTGATCGCGCTCGGCCGGGAACGCGACCGGGGCCGCGCCGCCGCCCTGGGCCTGGTCGTCGCCGGTGCCGCCGCGATCACCGCGCGGGTCGCCCACCTGCCCGGCGAGCCCGGCCCCGCCGCCGTGCTCGGCCTGCTGGTCCTCGGCGGCTCCGCGCTGCGGACGCTGCCCTGGCGGCCGGCCGCCGGCACCGCACTGGCCGGGCTGGCGCTGATGATCACCGGCCTGCTGACCTCTGCGGCGCCGAGCACCCCGTTCCGGGTCGGCAGCCAGGCCTGGGTGCTGGCCCTCGGCGCCGGGCTCGGGCTGCGCTTCCTGGACTACCGGCGCTGCGCAGCGGCCGATGCCGTGCGACGGGAGGAGCGGCTGGCGCTGGCCAGGGAGTTGCACGACGTGGTCGCCCACCATGTCACCGGCATGGTCGTCCAGGCGCAGGCCGCCCGGATCATGGCCCGCCGGCAGCCCGAGACCCTGGACGGCACCCTGGCGGGCATCGAGGAGGCCGGCGGCGACGCGCTGGTCGCGATGCGCCGGGTCGTCGGCCTGCTGCGCGACACCGAGGACGCGGTCGGCACGGCGGCCCCGGTGCCCGGCCCCGAGCAACTGTCGGAGCTGGTGCGGCGATTCGACGGCCACGGTCCCGAGGTGCGGCTGCTCCTGCCCGACGACCCGGCTCCGACCTGGCCGCCCGAGGTGGCCGGCACGGTGCACCGGATCGTCCAGGAGGCGCTGACCAACATCGCCCGGCATGCCGCGCACGCCCGCTCGGCCACCGTCGACGTCGCCCAGGGCCCGGAGGGCGTCACGGTCACCGTCACCGACGACGCCCCGCCCGGCCACCCCCGGCACCGGCAGCCGGGCGGGTTCGGCCTGATCGGCATGGCGGAACGGGTCGAGGCGCTCGGCGGCCGGCTGACCGCCGGCCCGCGCCCCGGTGGCGGCTGGTCGGTGCTGGCCAGTCTGCCGGTGCCGGCCCGGGAGCCCCGATGA
- a CDS encoding ABC transporter ATP-binding protein, whose product MTPVLEASGLTKRYGHRTALADCDLSVPAGRVIGLVGANGAGKSTLLHLACGLTAPTSGTIRVLGAAPAAGPAHLARVGFVAQGAPLYAELSVADHLKLGAKLNPRWDPDLARRRLARLDLDPRQRAGRLSGGQRAQLALAVAAAKRPDLLIFDEPAAALDPLARHAFLDHLMESVRELGAAAILSSHTLPDVARVCDYLIVLAGSRIQLAGEVTELLATHARITGDPTALPAAAETISRSDRGAVVRLPRPLPVDGPWQADPLDLEELALAYLDRAERLPTEAHR is encoded by the coding sequence ATGACACCAGTACTCGAAGCGTCCGGGCTGACCAAGCGGTACGGCCACCGGACCGCCCTCGCCGACTGCGACCTGTCCGTTCCGGCGGGCCGGGTGATCGGGCTGGTCGGCGCCAACGGCGCCGGCAAGTCGACGCTGCTGCACCTGGCCTGCGGGTTGACCGCGCCCACCTCGGGCACCATCCGGGTGCTGGGCGCCGCGCCCGCGGCCGGCCCGGCCCACCTGGCCAGGGTCGGGTTCGTCGCCCAGGGCGCCCCGCTCTACGCCGAGTTGTCCGTCGCCGACCACCTCAAGCTGGGCGCCAAGCTCAACCCGCGCTGGGATCCGGACCTCGCCCGACGGCGGCTGGCCCGGCTCGACCTGGACCCGCGGCAGCGCGCCGGCCGGCTCTCGGGCGGCCAGCGCGCCCAGCTCGCCCTGGCGGTCGCCGCGGCCAAGCGGCCCGACCTGCTGATCTTCGACGAGCCGGCCGCCGCCCTCGACCCTCTGGCCCGGCACGCCTTCCTGGACCATCTGATGGAGTCGGTCCGCGAGTTGGGCGCCGCCGCGATCCTCTCCTCGCACACCCTCCCCGACGTGGCCCGGGTCTGCGACTACCTGATCGTGCTGGCCGGGTCCCGGATCCAGCTCGCCGGCGAGGTGACCGAGCTGCTCGCCACCCACGCCCGGATCACCGGCGACCCGACCGCGCTGCCGGCCGCCGCGGAGACCATCAGCCGCAGCGACCGGGGCGCCGTCGTCCGGCTGCCCCGGCCGCTGCCGGTCGACGGTCCGTGGCAGGCCGACCCGCTCGACCTCGAAGAACTGGCCCTCGCCTACCTCGACCGCGCCGAACGACTCCCCACGGAGGCCCACCGATGA
- a CDS encoding ABC transporter permease subunit encodes MIWLTWRQFRVQALVALGAVLLLAGYLAVLGRQVHTAHADALAHCAGHDTCAALLGAFADHYRLPTELLGYLLLAVPGILGAFWGAPLIARELENGTHRLVWNQSVTRGRWLAAKFGVVGLLSLAVTGLFSLLLGWATGPVTAVIGNRFEPEVFAASGLAPLGYTAFSFVLGATAGLFCRRTVPAMAATLLAFTVLQVATPALIRPHYETPVHVSVPLTADLIGHLTKIGTYGDIDGLRVPGGPWLVTTTPMLDPTGNTAGHAAWFQDCMNNSSFADLPACLAKGNLHVDITEQPAARYWTFQYAETALFTTLAALLAALATWRIRRRLT; translated from the coding sequence ATGATCTGGCTGACCTGGCGGCAGTTCCGCGTCCAGGCCCTGGTGGCCCTCGGGGCGGTGCTGCTGCTCGCCGGCTACCTCGCCGTGCTCGGCCGGCAGGTCCACACCGCCCACGCCGACGCCCTCGCCCACTGCGCCGGCCACGACACCTGCGCCGCCCTGCTCGGCGCCTTCGCCGACCACTACCGCCTGCCGACCGAGCTGCTCGGCTACCTGCTGCTCGCCGTGCCCGGGATCCTCGGGGCGTTCTGGGGCGCGCCGCTGATCGCCCGCGAACTGGAGAACGGCACCCACCGGCTGGTCTGGAACCAGAGCGTGACGCGCGGCCGCTGGCTGGCGGCCAAGTTCGGCGTCGTCGGCCTGCTGAGCCTGGCCGTCACCGGCCTCTTCAGCCTGCTGCTCGGCTGGGCGACCGGCCCGGTCACCGCCGTGATCGGCAACCGCTTCGAGCCGGAGGTCTTCGCGGCCAGTGGCCTCGCCCCGCTCGGGTACACCGCGTTCTCCTTCGTGCTCGGCGCCACCGCCGGCCTGTTCTGCCGCCGCACCGTGCCCGCCATGGCCGCAACCCTGCTGGCCTTCACGGTGCTCCAGGTCGCCACCCCCGCCCTGATCCGCCCGCACTACGAGACTCCCGTCCACGTCTCGGTGCCGCTCACCGCCGATCTGATCGGCCATCTGACGAAGATCGGCACCTACGGCGACATCGACGGCCTGCGGGTCCCCGGCGGCCCCTGGCTGGTGACCACCACACCGATGCTCGACCCCACGGGCAACACGGCGGGCCACGCCGCCTGGTTCCAGGACTGCATGAACAACAGCTCCTTCGCCGACCTCCCGGCCTGCCTGGCCAAGGGCAACCTGCACGTCGACATCACCGAGCAGCCGGCCGCCCGCTACTGGACCTTCCAGTACGCCGAGACCGCCCTCTTCACCACCCTGGCCGCCCTGCTCGCCGCCCTCGCCACCTGGCGCATCCGCCGCCGGCTCACCTGA
- a CDS encoding response regulator, which produces MTIRVFFVDDQAMVRAGFVMVVEAQDDMTVVGEAGDGAEALERLATTTADIVLMDVRMPRVDGVEATRQLLARADPPKVIVLTTFDLDEYAFAALQAGASGFLVKDAPAEDLLAAIRTVHRGDAVIAPSTTRRLLDQMAAELPAPLAGPDPLDALTDREREVLLLIARGASNAAIAKELFLSEGTVKTHVGRILAKFGMRDRVHAVIFAYEHRLVRPGMRQPPSDRSPRRSTAAKYRNRTIQQ; this is translated from the coding sequence GTGACGATCCGGGTGTTCTTCGTCGACGACCAGGCCATGGTTCGAGCCGGCTTCGTGATGGTGGTGGAGGCACAGGACGACATGACGGTGGTCGGCGAGGCCGGGGACGGCGCCGAGGCGTTGGAACGGCTCGCCACGACGACCGCCGACATCGTGCTGATGGACGTCCGCATGCCCAGGGTGGACGGGGTGGAGGCGACCCGGCAACTGCTCGCGCGCGCCGATCCGCCGAAGGTCATCGTGCTGACCACCTTCGATCTCGACGAATACGCCTTCGCCGCGTTGCAGGCCGGCGCAAGCGGCTTCCTGGTCAAGGACGCACCAGCAGAGGACCTGCTCGCCGCGATCCGGACCGTCCACCGCGGCGACGCCGTGATCGCCCCGTCCACCACGCGGCGTCTGCTGGACCAGATGGCCGCAGAGCTCCCCGCACCGCTGGCGGGCCCGGATCCGCTGGACGCGCTGACCGACCGCGAGCGCGAGGTACTGCTGCTGATCGCGCGCGGTGCGTCCAACGCGGCCATCGCCAAGGAGCTGTTCCTCTCCGAGGGGACGGTGAAGACACACGTCGGGCGCATACTCGCAAAGTTCGGCATGCGCGACCGGGTGCATGCGGTGATCTTCGCGTACGAGCATCGGCTGGTGCGCCCCGGCATGCGTCAGCCGCCGTCAGACCGGTCGCCGCGTAGAAGTACAGCAGCAAAGTACCGCAACCGCACCATCCAACAGTGA
- a CDS encoding sensor histidine kinase — MPLPPVILFGFLLAIVLVAFSLGRFRRIHLAYVAELEHRAVRAEAEREERAHRATLDERARIAREMHDLIAHTLAVIVSQARGGQYAARAKPERAAEVLGTIEEAGRQALEDMRGLLGVLRGSEDDGGFSPQPDLTQLPELLKRVRGLGLDIDLTETGTPHRLTPTAELAVYRLVQEALTNTLKHAGPGARSEVRFCWSAETVVIEVSDNGRGPGPSDGAGHGLVGMRERMAVAGGTVRTGAGPNGGFLVSARLPRRAERPERAST, encoded by the coding sequence ATGCCGCTGCCACCGGTGATCCTGTTCGGCTTCCTGCTCGCGATCGTGCTGGTGGCGTTCAGCCTCGGGCGGTTCCGCCGGATCCACCTGGCCTACGTCGCCGAGCTGGAGCACCGGGCCGTCCGAGCCGAGGCCGAGCGAGAGGAACGGGCCCACCGGGCCACACTGGACGAACGGGCCAGGATAGCCCGCGAGATGCACGACCTGATCGCGCACACGCTGGCGGTGATAGTCAGTCAGGCGCGGGGCGGCCAGTACGCGGCGCGCGCCAAGCCCGAGCGGGCAGCAGAGGTCCTCGGCACGATCGAGGAGGCCGGACGGCAGGCACTGGAGGACATGCGCGGGCTGCTGGGAGTGCTGCGCGGCAGTGAAGACGACGGCGGTTTCAGCCCGCAGCCCGATCTCACTCAACTGCCTGAACTGCTGAAACGAGTACGCGGCCTCGGCCTCGACATCGACCTCACCGAGACCGGCACGCCGCACCGGCTCACGCCGACCGCGGAACTGGCCGTCTACCGGCTGGTCCAGGAGGCGCTGACGAACACTCTGAAACACGCCGGTCCTGGCGCCCGCTCCGAGGTACGGTTCTGCTGGTCGGCCGAGACGGTGGTGATCGAAGTGAGCGACAACGGGCGGGGGCCCGGGCCAAGCGACGGAGCGGGGCACGGCCTTGTCGGGATGCGCGAGCGGATGGCGGTCGCCGGCGGCACAGTGCGGACGGGGGCCGGGCCGAACGGTGGATTCCTGGTCAGCGCCCGGCTGCCGAGGCGCGCGGAGCGTCCCGAGAGGGCTTCGACGTGA